The genomic region GGCGGGGCGACACCCTGGTTGAACTGGGCCAGCTCCGCCCACGGGAACGCCGCCTCGACCGTCCAGCCGGCGTCGGTGTCGGCGGGGTCGTTCAGCGTCCCGTCGACGTGCACGGCGGTCCGCAGGCCGGGCAGGTTCGTCGGGTCCACTGCGACGCCGCCGTCGGCGTACGGCTTGGGCAGGGTGAGCTCCCAGATCGTGCCGAGCGGGTTGATCTCGAACTCGTAGTAGTTCTGCCGGTCGCCGTCCGGGTCGAGGAACAGCTCGAAGTTGTTCTCCTCGAACAGCAGCGTGTTGCGCTCGGCCATCGTCGACCAGACGTGCGGCTCCTCCAGCTGCGCGCCGAGGTACAGGTACTCGTCGTCGTACAGCAGCTTGGCCCGGGTCCGCAGCGGCGGCGCCGGCCGGTCGCCGCGGATGTCGACGAAGTCGCTCGTCCAGGCCACGTCGGCCCAGGCGGGATGAGTCAGGGTGCCGTCGATCGGCGGTGGCGTGGTGGTGCGGTGGGCCTTGTAGCGGGGCAGATCAGGCATCGGCGCGCTCCAGCAGTCCGGCGATCAGATGGGCCAGCAGGAACGTAACCGCTGTCAGGGCCGGGACGACCAGCAGGGTCCAGGTGGTGAACAGGTGGTCCGACAGGAACGCCAGTACGACCAGCAGCATGAAGGTTACGCCGAGGAACGCGACCAGCCGGGGATGCGGCATCGCGAGCCGGCTGAGCGTCAGCGAGCCGAGCACGATGGTGACCACGACGGTCAGCACGAGCAGCGGAAAGCCCCAGGCGCCGCAGTTCGAGGTGTCGCGGAACTGCTCACAGCCGCGCTCGCTCAGCCAGACCATGCCGATCGTCACGAACCCGGCCAGCAGCCCGACCACGGCCAGCACCAGCAGCGGCGGCAGCGGCGGCGCGTCGAACCGGCCCTCGTCGGCCCGCTCCGCCGCGGCCTCGTCGGCTTGCTCGAGCATCTCCTCGGGATCCGCCGGCATCGGGCGGGTGACCTCGTCGTCCGCGTCGCCCATGCGCGCAGGCTACCGGCTGGATCAGGTGGCGCCGAGCGCGGTGGCAACCGCGTCCCGGACCGCGGCGTCGGGGGGCGCTGGCAGCCCGCGCTCGGCGGCGAGCTCGGCCAGCGACACCATCGTGACGTCGTGCAGCCCGCAGGTGGTGAACGTGTGAAAGACGTGCATCGCCGGGTCGACGTTGATCGAGAAACCGTGGCTGGTGACGCCGCGGCGGATCCGCATGCCGATCGAGCAGAGCTTGCGGTGGTCCTCGGTCCAGACCCCGACCAGGCTGCTCGCGCCGCGCGGCGTCTCCCGGCGAACCAGCGGGAAGCCGAGCTCGCCCAGGCCCGCGATCAGCCCGTTCTCGACCCAGCGGACGATGTCGACCGGGCCACGCTGGTTCAGGTCGATGACCAGGTAGCCGACCAGTTGGCCGGGCCCGTGGTACGTCGCGAACCCGCCCCGGTCGACGGCCACGGACGGGATCGCCGCGGTCTCGGCCGGCAGGTCGGCGAGCGACGTCCGCGGCCCGTAGGTGATCACCGGCGGATGACTGAGCAGGAACAACCGATCCCCGGCGCTGCCCTCGATCCGCTGCTCCACCCAGGTCGTCATGTCCTTGGCGGCGACCTCGTACTCGACCTCGCCCAGGTCGACCCGCTGCAACGCGCTCACTCGCCCAGCTTAGGCCGGACGTTCAGGGGCGGCAGGCATGACTGAGGGCGGTGACTGGTGAGTCACCGCCCTCTTCTGTCGGGCTGACAGGATTTGAACCTGCGACCTCGTCGTCCCGAACGACGCGCGCTACCAAACTGCGCCACAGCCCGAAGCCGGAGTCAGCTTACATGCGGTCCCGGCTGGGACGAAATCGGGTTATTCGGAGGCCCGGATCCGGGGCACGAGGGTGAGCAGGGTCGCCTCCGGACGGCACGCGAAGCGCACCGGCGCGTACGGCGAGGTGCCCAGTCCGGCCGACACGTGCAGCGCTGCCTGGCGCCCGTCGTGGCCCCAGGTGCTGAGCCCTTTGACCCGCGAGGTGTCCAGGTCGCAGTTGGTCACCAGCGCGCCGTACAGCGGCACCGCGAGCTGCCCGCCGTGCGTGTGCCCGGCCAGGATCAGCGGGTACCCGTCGGCGACGAACGCGTTCAGCACCCGCTGGTACGGCGCGTGCGTGACGCCGATCGACAGGTCGGCCGCCGGGTCCACCTCGCCGGCCACCTCGGCGTACCGGTCGCGCTTGATGTGTGGGTCGTCGGTGCCGGCGAAGTCCAGCCGCAGGCCGTTGACCTTGAGGGTGGCCTTCGCGTTGTTCAGGTCGGTCCAGCCGGCGTCGGTGAACGAAGCGCGCATCTCGTCGAACGGCAGGTCCGGGCCGTGCGGCTTGTGCCGCTGCTTCTGCGGCGGCAGCAGGTAGTTCACCGGGTTCTTGAAGTGCGGCTTCCAGTAGTCGTTGGAGCCGAACACGAACACGCCGGGCAGGTCGAGCAGCGCGCCGTACGCCCGCAGCAGCGGCAGCACCGAGTGCGGCGAGGAGATGTTGTCGCCGGTGTTGACCACCAGGTCGGGCTCCAGCTCGGCCAGCTCGTTGACCCAGCGGATCTTTTTCTCCTGGCTCGGCATCAGGTGCAGGTCGGAGACGTGCAGCACCCTCAGCGGGTCCGCGCCCGGCGGCAGCACCGGCACGGTGAACCGGCGCAGGGTGAACCAGCGCGCCTCGATCGCCGCCGCGTACCCGACGCAGGCGGCGCCGACGGCACCGAGCACGCCCGCGGTCTTCAGGGTCGTCGTGGCCAGCCCGCGGAAACTCATTGCTCCAGCCTGCCACAATCGTGGGCATGTCCAACTCCGAGCTGAAGCAGCGCCTGCACGACGACATGACCGCCGCCCTCAAGGCCCGCGACGAGATCCGCAAGTCGACCCTGCGGATGGCGCTGACGGCCGTGACCAAGGCGGAGGTGGCCGGCAAGGAGGCCCGCGAGCTGTCCGACGCCGAGGTGCTCGACGTGCTCACCTCCGAGGCGAAGAAGCGCCGCGAGTCCGTCACCGCGTACCGCGAGGCCGGCCGTACCGAGCTGGCCGACAAGGAACAGGCCGAGGCGGACATCCTGGCCGAGTACCTGCCGGAGCAGCTCACCGCCGAGCAGATCGCCGCCCTGGTCACCGAAACCATCGCCGCCACCGGCGCCGCCGAGCTCGGCCCGCGCGGCATCGGCAAGGTGATGGGCGCGCTCCAGCCCAAGGTCAAGGGCAAGGCCGACGGCGGCGCCGTCTCCACCGAGGTCAAACGCCAACTCGGCGCCTGACCGCCCTGGCGGCCTTCGGTAGGAGTTCGTCCTGGTCGGCAGCCGCCACAACCGCAAACGAGAGAGGCGCTCCCGGTTCGACCGGGAGCGCCTCTGTCGGCTTGCCGACTATCGGCGCGGGCCGCCGCAGTTCGGGTACTTCGGGTGCCAGGGTGGGCACTGGGGGATGCTCGGGGGAGCGCCCGTGGTCGGGGGGTTCGGCGGAGCGGGACTGTTCGGGGGAACGGGCGGCTGCTCGCCGTTGCCCCTGGAGATGTGCAGGGTGACCATCGAACCCTCGGGGGCGCCGTCGCGCTGGCGCGGAGAAGTGTAGGCGACGGTGCCGGCGGCCTCGGTGGACCTGACCTGCTCGGGAGACACGGTGACCTGGAAGCCGGCCTGCTGCAGCCGGTTGGTGGCGTCCTGAACGTTCATCCCGTTCACGAACGGGAGATCCTTGACGTCACCGCGCACGGTCTTGTCGGTGGGAGCCGCGAAGCGCGTCGGCGGGGTGCCGGCCAGTGCCTTCTGCATCGCGATCTTCCAGATCGGTCCGGCGGTGCCGGAACCGCTCGCGTCCCGAATGTCCTCGCCGTCCAGCGTGTGGCCGCGCATCAGGTCCGTGTACGGCAGGTCGGCGTCGGCGACGACGGCGGCCGCCGCCAGCCGCGACGAGTAACCGGCGTACCAGACGGCCTTGTTGAACTGGATCGTTCCGGTCTTGCCGGCCAGGTCGCTGTTGCCGAACTTCAGGGCCTGACCGGTGCCGGGCGGCTCCATCACCTCGTGCAGCACCCGGTTCACACCGTCGGCGACCGAGGGCTCCAGCGCCTGGTTGCACTCCACGCCCGGCGTGCTGATCGGCTTGCCGCCGAGGCTGGTGATCGAGGTGACGACGAGCGGCTTGCAGTACTTGCCGCGCGCGGCGAACGTCGCGTACGCGTTGCTCAGCATCAACGGGCTGACGTTGTCGATGCCCAGCGTCATCGAGATGACCTGCTGCAGCGGCTGCCCGTTCTGCGCGTCCCTCAGGCCGAGCTTGGCGGCCAGGGTGGCGATCGAGCACAGGCCGACGCGCTGGGACAGTTGCAGGAAGTAGGTGTTGGTCGACGCCTGCGCGGCCTGGATCATCGTCAGGTCGCCCTTGGCCGCCGTCGAGTTCCTCGGGTTGTACTTGGGGTCGCGGGTGGTCCCGGTGCAGGTGGTGAACTTGAGATGTCCCATGGACATCTGGGCCGGCGAGTTGATCCGGTAGTTCAGCGGGATGCCCTTCTGGATCGCCGCGGCGATCGTGAACGCCTTCATCGTCGACCCGATCTGGAAGCCGCCGTAGCCTCCCGCGTAGGTCTTCTCGACGTTGTAGTTGTACGACGTCTCCCGCTTGCTCTTGTCCTGCCCGTACGGCCGGCTCTGGGCCATCGCCTTCACCAGACCGGTGCCGGGCTGCACCATCGTGACCGCCGCGACCGCGGTGTCGGACCGCTTGGTCCGCTCCTTGATCGCCGCCTCGGCCGCGCGCTGGGCCTTGAGGTCCAAGGAGGTCTTGACGGTGATGCCGGCGGTCTTGATGTAGTGCGCGCGAGCCTTCTCGTCCTTGCCCAAGGCCGGGTTGTCCAGCAGCTTGGAGACGACGTACTCGCAGTAGAACGGGTACTTCGAGGCGGCGCAGCCGTTCGGGACCCGCTGGACCTTCTTCGGGTCGTAGACCGGGGTGCGGATCGCGTCGTTGGCCTGCTTGGCGGTGATGATGCTCAGTTCCTGCATCCGGCGCAGGACCAGGTCACGGCGGTCCTTGGCCCGCGCGGCGTTGTTGGTCGGGTCGTAGCCTCTGGGGTTCTTCACCAGACCGGCGAGCAGCGCGGCCTGCGGCAGGGTGAGCTTCGCGGCGGTCGTCGAGAAGTAGTGCCGGGCCGCGGCCTCGACGCCGTACGCGCCGTCGCCGAAGTTCGCCAGGTTCAGGTACTTCTCCAGGATCTCGTCCTTGGAGAACTGCTTCTCCACCGCGACCGCGTAGCGCAGCTCGGCGATCTTGCGCTGGTACGTCGAGGCGGTCGCCCGCTGGTACTCCTCCGGCGTCTTCGCCTTCGCGATCAGGCTCAGCTTCACGTACTGCTGGGTGATGCTCGAACCGCCCTGCTGCACCGAGCCCTCGCTCTGGTTGCGCAGCATCGCGCGCAGCGTGCCCTTCGCGTCCATCGCGCCGTGCTCGTAGAACCGGTCGTCCTCGATGGCGATGATCGCCTTGCGCATGATCGGGTTGATCTGGTCGAGCCTGACCAGGTTGCGGTTCTGCTCGAAGAGGTTCGCGATCAGGGTGCCGTCGGCGGCGACGATCTTGCTTTTCACCGCGAGCGGAGCGGTCTTCAGCTCCTGCGGCAGGTCCTGCAGGGTCTCGTGGGTTTTGTCCGTGCTGTAGTCGGCCAGCCCGACGAAGGGGATTGCGAGCCCGGCCGCCAGGGCGCCGGACAACGCGCTCACCCCGAGGAACAGCACCACCGACTGGACGACGCCTCGATCGTTTTTCTCCCTCACGCGCATGGGGCAAAGCCTACGTGATCGGAGCGGCACGCCGGAGGGCCGAAAGTGATCTACATCACGCCAACCGAAACGTGTTCAGCGGCGTCAGGAACGGTCCCCGGGTCCCGCGTACGCCGGTCCGCCGGGCACCCGGCCGGCGAAAATCATCCGAAAGGAGGACGGCCGGCGGACCCACCGGGACAGGTGGGTCCGCCGGCCGTCAGGGGTTTCCGGCGGGTCCGGCCGACGAGGCCGGCAGCCCGGCCGATCCGCCAGGGGGAGGCGGACCGGCCGGACCGGGTCAGGCGGCGTACTGGTGGGCGTCGACCTGGGCCGGAACCAGGGCCAGGTCGAGCACCTCCCGCACGTCGCTGACCGGGTGGACCGTCAGCTCGGCCAGCACGGAGGCGGGCACGTCCTCCAGGTCCGGCTCGTTGCGCTTCGGGATCAGGATCGTGGTCAGTCCGGCCCGGTGGGCGGCGAGCAGCTTCTGCTTCACCCCACCGATCGGCAGGACGCGGCCGGTCAGCGACACCTCACCGGTCATCGCGACCTCCGAGCGGACCGGCCGTCCGGACAGCAGCGATGCCAGCGCGGTCGTCATCGTGACACCAGCCGACGGCCCGTCCTTCGGGACCGCTCCGGCCGGCACGTGGATGTGCGCGTTGCGCTCGGCCAGGTCGCCGACCGGCAGGCCCAGCTCCGCGCCGTGCGAGCGCAGGTAGGACAGCGCGATCTGCGCCGACTCCTTCATCACGTCGCCGAGCTGACCGGTCAGCGTGACGCCGGTGGCGCCGGTCTCCTTGTCCGCCAGCGACGCCTCGACGAAGAGCACGTCACCACCGGCTCCGGTCACGGCCAGTCCGGTCGCGACGCCCGGCAGCGCGGTCCGCTCGGCCGACTCCGGCGTGAACTTCGGCGAGCCCAGGTAACCCTTGAGGTTCTCGGCCGCGATCGTCACCGAACCGCCGAGGTCCTCGCCGAGCGCCAGCTTCGCCGTCACCTTCCGCAGTACGCGGGAGATGGACCGCTCGAGCTGCCGTACGCCGGCCTCCCGGGTGTACTCGCCGGCCAGCAGGCGCAGCGCCGAGTCCTCGACACTGACCTCCTCGGCCGACAGGCCGGCCCGTTCCAGCTGGCGCGGGAGCAGGTGGTCGCGGGCGATGACAACCTTCTCGTCCTCGGTGTAGCCGTCCAGCTGCACCAGTTCCATCCGGTCCAGCAGCGGCGCCGGGATCGAGTCGAGCACGTTCGCCGTGGCCAGGAAGACCACGTCGGACAGGTCCAGCTCGACCTCGAGGTAGTGGTCCCGGAAGGTGTGGTTCTGGGCCGGGTCGAGGACCTCCAGCAGCGCGGCGGTCGGGTCGCCCCGGTAGTCCGCGCCCACCTTGTCGATCTCGTCCAGCAGCACCACCGGGTTCATCGAACCCGCTTCGGTGATGGCCCGGACGATCCGGCCCGGCAGCGCACCGACGTACGTCCGGCGGTGGCCACGGATCTCGGCCTCGTCCCGGACACCGCCCAGCGCGACCCGGACGAACTTGCGGCCCATCGCACGGGCCACCGACTCGCCCAGCGAGGTCTTACCCACGCCAGGAGGACCGACCAGGGCCAGTACGGCGCCACTGCGGCGTCCGCCGACCACGCCGAGGCCACGGTCCGCGCGGCGGCGCCGTACGGCCAGGTACTCGGTGATGCGCTCCTTGACGTCGTCCAGGCCGGCGTGGTCCGCGTCCAGCACGGCCCGGGCCTCCCGGATGTCGTAGCTGTCCTCGGTCCGCTCGTTCCAGGGCATCTCCAGGACGGTGTCCAGCCAGGTCCGGATCCAGCCGACCTCGGGGGACTGCTCGGCCGTCCGCTCCAGCTTGTCGACCTCGGTCAGCGCGGCCTTGCGGACGTGCTCCGGCAGGTCGGCCGCCTCGACGCGGGCGCGGTAGTCCTCCTCCTCGGAGGCGGTGGAGCCGTCCAGCTCCGCCAGCTCCTTGCGGACGGCGGCCAGCTGCTGGCGAAGCAGGAACTCGCGCTGCTGCTTCTCCATGCCCTCCTGAACGTCCTTCTGGATGGACTCCGACACCTCGAGCTCGGCCAGGTGGTCCTTCACCCAGCCGATCAGCTTGGTCAGCCGCTCGGTGACGTTCGCGTTCTCCAGCAGCTCCAGCTTCTGCGCGTCGCTCAGGTACGACGCGTAGCCGGCCAGGTCGGACAGCTCGGCCGGAGCGTTCACCTGCCGCACCGAGTCGATCACCTGCCACGCGCCACGGCGTTCCAGCACGCTGGTGATCAGGGTCTTGTACTCGCGGGCGAGCTCAGCCGACTGAGCGTCGGTGATCTCGTTCAGCACCGTGGCGCCGACCCAGAGGGCGGCCCCCGGACCGGTGGTACCGGCGCCGATCAGGACCCGGGCGGTGCCCCGGATCACGGCCGCCTGGGCGCCGCCGGGCAGCCGGCCGATCTGCTCGATCTCGCCGAGCGTTCCGGCCTTGGCATATTTCCCGTCCAGCCGCGGCACCAGCAGCACCTGGTCCTGACCGGAGGCCTGCGCCGCGTCGATCGCCGCGCGGGCCTCGGTGTCGGCCAGTCGCACGGGCACGACCATTCCGGGCAGGACCACGACGTCGTCCAGCGGCAGAACAGGAAGATTCAACGTCTCAGTCACGCTGTCACACCCTCACTTGAAGATTGAGTCTGACAGGCTCAACGGCGGGCCCCACCTGGTCATTCCCGGCCCATCCGGCGTTCGCTCACGGCGAAGGCGGGGCCAGCGACTCGGCCAGCCAGTCCGCGAGCGTCTCGGCGTACTCGATGCGTTCGGCAGACCTCAGTGGGGTGAGCAGCCGGTGCCAATTGAGCACCCGGCCCGTTCGAGCGACCCGCAGCGCGAGGTCGCAGTCCGCCACCAGGTGGGCGCGGTCGTACTCCGCGGTCCACGGCTCCAGATAGACGTCCCGCAGCCGGCCGACTTGTGCACTCGTGAACCGCCGATCCCGGCCGACATTGTCGAGGACTCCGACCAGTACGCCGAACGGGTGGCTCACCGAGGCATCACCCCAGTCGAAGAACCGGTACTCGCCGCTCCGGCCGAGCAGCACGTTGTCGTCGTGCAGATCGTCGTGCTGCAGCGACGGGGCAATCCCCCCGGCCGTCAGCTCGGCACACCACCGATTGTGCTCGGCGGCCAGCCCACGAAGCGCAGAGTACTGCGCTGTCGTGAGCCCGCCGGGACGGCCGGGCAGCAGCTCGTCAGGGCGCGCCAGCACCTCGCCGAGCCGACCGGGCTGCACGGACGGACGCAGATCCGGTACACCGAGCGCCAGCAGCTCGTCCGCGTGCGGCATCAGCGCCCGCTGCAGCTCCGCATGCTCCGCCAGTGCGCCTTCCCACCAGCGAAGATCTCCATCCACCGCGAGGCGATGCTTGAGCGGCTCACCGCCGTCCAAGGTCAACGACCAGGCGCGCCGGTCGTCGACGGCGACGACATCGGTCGTCCACCGGGACGACGCCCAGTCCCGCAGCGCGGACAGCAGCCGAGGCTCGTACGCCGTACCGCTCCCGTTGGCCTTGAACCACACCGTGCCGGTACTCGTCGGCACCCGCATCGTGGCGGACCACGGCATCAGCCGAGGCTCGGAGACCGGCCCGGTCACCGACTCCCCGGCCGCCGCCAGGCGCTCGTGGATCCAGTCGACGGCCTCGGCCCGCCAGGACGCGGTCGCCCAGACTTGCGGCGGCCGGACCGGAGCTGTCACGTGGTCAGGCGGTGAGCAGGTCGCCGATGCGGCGCAGGCCGGAGAGGTCGTGCACGTCGTCGGCGAGGGCGGGCACGTCGACGGTGGGGATCGAGCGATGGCCGCGGCGGAAGCGGTCGGCGCGTTTGGTGTCGCCGACGACCTGCTGCATCCGGTCCGCGTGCAGCCGCAGGACGGCGGTGGTCAGCTCCGACTTGCCCGCCTCGGCCAGCTTCTCCGCGGCCGCCAGCGAGCGCTCCGCCGACAGCTCCGGTGCGTGCGTCGTCGTCATCCGGTTCAGCACGACGCCGGCCAGCGGCATCCGCTCCTCGCGCAGCCGCTCGGTGAAGTACGAGGCCTCGCGCAGCGCGTCGTTCTGCGGCGCGGCCACCACCAGGAACGCCGTGTGCGGCTCCCGCAGCAGCGCGACGGTCTTCTCTGCCCGCTCGCGGAATCCACCGAACAGCGTGTCGAAGGCGGCCGCAAACGTCTGCACGTCGGTCAGCACCTGCGCCCCGAGCACCTTGTTCATCACCGACATCGCCAGGTTCACGCCGGCCGACATCAACCGCAGCGGCCCGCGCGCCGGCGCCAGCAGCAGCCGCAGGAACCGGCCCTCCAGCAGCGACGCCAGCCGTTCCGGTGCGTCCAGGAAGTCCAGTGCGGATCGCGACGGCGGCGTGTCCACGACGATGAGGTCCCACTCGCCGGTCCGCTCGGCCTGCTTGTGCAACTGACCGAGCTTCTCCATCGCCATGTACTCCTGGGTGCCCGCGAACGACGACGAGAGCGCCACGTAGAACGGGTTCGCCAGGATCTGCTCGGCCTTCTCCGGCGTCGCGTGGGCCAGCACCACCTCGTCGAAGGTGCGCTTCATGTCCAGCATCATCGCGTCCAGGCTGCCGCCGTTGGCGCCGTCGACGTCCTTGACCGCGCGCGGGGTGTTGTCCAGCTCGGTCAGCCCCAGCGACTGCGCCAGCCGCCGGGCCGGGTCGATGGTCAGCACGACGACCTTGCGGCCGCGCTCGGCCGCCCGCAACCCGAGAGCGGCCGCGGTGGTGGTCTTGCCGACCCCGCCCGACCCGCAGGTCACCACGATGCGCGTGGCCGGGTCGTCGATCAGAGCGTCCAGGTCCAGGGCGGTCACGGGCGCAGCTCCTCGGCCAGGTCGAACAGGGCGCCGTGGTCGATGCCGTCCGGCAGCAGGCCGAGCTCGGTCACTTTCTTGCCCAGGGCATCAATGCGGTCGCGGTTCTCCCGTTCCAGCCCGACCCGGACGGCGTGGTCGCGCGCCTCGGCGGCCAGCGTGCCCACCATCTCCTTGGTCGCGGTGATGCCGGCCGCCTTCAGTCCCCGGGTGAGCTCCGCGGCCGGCAGCTTCTCCTTCACCGCCAGCGCGAGCATCTCGTCGTCGAGCGGGCTGCGGCGGACCATGTTCACCACGATCGAGCCGATCCGCAGGTCCAGCGCCTCGAGCTGCTCGACGGCGTCCAGCGTCTCCTGGACCGGCATCTCCTCCAGCAGCGTGACCAGGTGGACCCGGGTGACGTCGGAGCGCAGCATGCCCATGATCGCGTCGGCCTGGTTCCGGATCGGGCCGACCTTGGCCAGCCCGGCGACCTCGTGGTTCACGTTCAGGAACGGGCCGATCCGGCCGGTCGGCGGCGCGTCCAGCACGACCGCGTCGTACGCGAGCCGGCCGTGCGCCTTGCGCCGGGTCGCCTCGTACACCTTGCCGGTGAGCAGCACGTCCCGCAGGCCCGGCGCGATCGTGGTGACGAAGTCAACCGCGCCGACCTTGTCGAGCGCCTTGCCGGCCCGGCCGAGGTGGTAGTACATGTCGAGGTACTCCAGCAGCGCGGCCTCGGCGTCCACCGCCAGCCCGAACACCTCGCCGCCCGCAGGACCGACGGCGATCCGGCGTTCGACGTACGGCAGCGGCGGGACGTCGAACAGCTGGGCGAGGCCCTGGCGGCCCTCGACCTCCACGAGCAGCACGCGCTTGCCCTGGTCGGCCAGCGAGAGCGCCATGGCAGCGGCCACGGTGGTCTTGCCGGTGCCGCCCTTGCCGGTCACCACATGCAACCTCGCCATGGTCCCCAGCGTAGGGCGTGGCCCACAGCACACCGACCGCGGCGGTGGACGGGGAAGCTATTGAGCGGGGGAGGCGCCCGTTAGAGTCCATCTCATGAAGAAGTTCGAGTACTTCACCGCGCCGCTGCTGGTCCACTCGACCAAGGAGATCCTGGACAACTTCGGCCAGGACGGCTGGGAGCTGGTCCAGGTCGTCCCGGGCCTGAACCCGGAAAACCTGGTCGCCTACTTCAAGCGGGAGATCACCGAGTCATGAGCCACCCCGAGGAGAACCTGGCCGAGCTCGGCCTGAAACTGCCCGAGGTCGCCAAGCCGGTCGCCGCCTACGTCACTGCGCTACGCACCGGCAACCTGGTCTACACCTCCGGGCAGCTGCCGCTGCGTGAAGGCACTTTGATCGCCACCGGCAAGGTCGGCGCCGAGGTGACCCCGGAGGTGGCCGCCGAGTGCGCCCAGCAGTGTGCGCTGAACGCCCTGGCCGCCGTCAAGGCGGAGATCGGCGACCTGGCCCAGGTGAAGCGGGTCGTCAAGGCGGCCGCGTTCATCGCCTCGACACCGGACTTCACCGGCCAGGCGCAGGTCGCCAACGGCGCCTCCGAGCTGTTCGGCCAGGTCTTCGGCGAAGCCGGTCAGCACGCCCGCAGCGCGGTCGGCGTACCAGTGCTGCCGCTGGATGCCCCGGTCGAGGTGGAGCTGATCGTCGAGGTCGCCTGACCGTACGCCGTACCGCTGCTTGCGCGCCGCAGCGCCAACGGCACCACCACGGCCTGCGCCACCCGGCGCTCGCAAGGGGACTGCGGTGCGTGCGGCGCATGGTGAGAGCGCCCTGCGGCGCTGAACCCAACATCACCGCGGGGCTTGTGCCGGACCCAGCACCACCGCGGCGCTTGCGCCGGACCCAGCACCACCGCGGCGCTTGCGCCGGACCCAGCACCACCGCGGCGCTTGCGCCGGACCCAGCACCACCGCGGCGCTTGCGCCGGACCCAGCACCACCGCGGCGCACGGGGCGGCGAGTGGCGCCGGGGTGGCGCGTCGATCGACTGGAGGTCGAGTGGCTCTCAGCTCCACGTTGCTGTCCGGCCGGATGGCGGCCGAGGCGCTGGCGCACGTCCGAGAGCGCCGTACGCCGGTCGAGCCACGTCCCGCCTCGACCGTCATCCTGCTGCGGGACGGCGACGGCGGGCCGGAGGTGTACCTGCTCCGGCGGCAGCGGTCGATGGCGTTCGCGGCCGGGATGACGGTGTTCCCGGGCGGCCGGGTGGACCCGACCGACTCGACCATCGTCGACTCCTGGTCCGGGCCGCCGCCGGAGTGGTTCGGGCAGCGGCTCGGCTGTGATGCCGAGACCGCCGCCGCGTACGTCGCGGCCGCGGTCCGGGAGACGTTCGAGGAGTCCGGCGTGCTGCTGGCGGGTCCGTCGGCCGAGACCGTCGTCGGCGACACCAC from Kribbella flavida DSM 17836 harbors:
- a CDS encoding carbohydrate-binding family 9-like protein yields the protein MPDLPRYKAHRTTTPPPIDGTLTHPAWADVAWTSDFVDIRGDRPAPPLRTRAKLLYDDEYLYLGAQLEEPHVWSTMAERNTLLFEENNFELFLDPDGDRQNYYEFEINPLGTIWELTLPKPYADGGVAVDPTNLPGLRTAVHVDGTLNDPADTDAGWTVEAAFPWAELAQFNQGVAPPRPGDEWRMNLMRVEWSHDVVDSAYRKTEQQDFWVWAPQYAVDMHRPEHWGVLEF
- the lipB gene encoding lipoyl(octanoyl) transferase LipB, coding for MSALQRVDLGEVEYEVAAKDMTTWVEQRIEGSAGDRLFLLSHPPVITYGPRTSLADLPAETAAIPSVAVDRGGFATYHGPGQLVGYLVIDLNQRGPVDIVRWVENGLIAGLGELGFPLVRRETPRGASSLVGVWTEDHRKLCSIGMRIRRGVTSHGFSINVDPAMHVFHTFTTCGLHDVTMVSLAELAAERGLPAPPDAAVRDAVATALGAT
- a CDS encoding metallophosphoesterase; translation: MSFRGLATTTLKTAGVLGAVGAACVGYAAAIEARWFTLRRFTVPVLPPGADPLRVLHVSDLHLMPSQEKKIRWVNELAELEPDLVVNTGDNISSPHSVLPLLRAYGALLDLPGVFVFGSNDYWKPHFKNPVNYLLPPQKQRHKPHGPDLPFDEMRASFTDAGWTDLNNAKATLKVNGLRLDFAGTDDPHIKRDRYAEVAGEVDPAADLSIGVTHAPYQRVLNAFVADGYPLILAGHTHGGQLAVPLYGALVTNCDLDTSRVKGLSTWGHDGRQAALHVSAGLGTSPYAPVRFACRPEATLLTLVPRIRASE
- a CDS encoding GatB/YqeY domain-containing protein; the encoded protein is MSNSELKQRLHDDMTAALKARDEIRKSTLRMALTAVTKAEVAGKEARELSDAEVLDVLTSEAKKRRESVTAYREAGRTELADKEQAEADILAEYLPEQLTAEQIAALVTETIAATGAAELGPRGIGKVMGALQPKVKGKADGGAVSTEVKRQLGA
- a CDS encoding penicillin-binding protein, with translation MRVREKNDRGVVQSVVLFLGVSALSGALAAGLAIPFVGLADYSTDKTHETLQDLPQELKTAPLAVKSKIVAADGTLIANLFEQNRNLVRLDQINPIMRKAIIAIEDDRFYEHGAMDAKGTLRAMLRNQSEGSVQQGGSSITQQYVKLSLIAKAKTPEEYQRATASTYQRKIAELRYAVAVEKQFSKDEILEKYLNLANFGDGAYGVEAAARHYFSTTAAKLTLPQAALLAGLVKNPRGYDPTNNAARAKDRRDLVLRRMQELSIITAKQANDAIRTPVYDPKKVQRVPNGCAASKYPFYCEYVVSKLLDNPALGKDEKARAHYIKTAGITVKTSLDLKAQRAAEAAIKERTKRSDTAVAAVTMVQPGTGLVKAMAQSRPYGQDKSKRETSYNYNVEKTYAGGYGGFQIGSTMKAFTIAAAIQKGIPLNYRINSPAQMSMGHLKFTTCTGTTRDPKYNPRNSTAAKGDLTMIQAAQASTNTYFLQLSQRVGLCSIATLAAKLGLRDAQNGQPLQQVISMTLGIDNVSPLMLSNAYATFAARGKYCKPLVVTSITSLGGKPISTPGVECNQALEPSVADGVNRVLHEVMEPPGTGQALKFGNSDLAGKTGTIQFNKAVWYAGYSSRLAAAAVVADADLPYTDLMRGHTLDGEDIRDASGSGTAGPIWKIAMQKALAGTPPTRFAAPTDKTVRGDVKDLPFVNGMNVQDATNRLQQAGFQVTVSPEQVRSTEAAGTVAYTSPRQRDGAPEGSMVTLHISRGNGEQPPVPPNSPAPPNPPTTGAPPSIPQCPPWHPKYPNCGGPRR
- the lon gene encoding endopeptidase La; the encoded protein is MTETLNLPVLPLDDVVVLPGMVVPVRLADTEARAAIDAAQASGQDQVLLVPRLDGKYAKAGTLGEIEQIGRLPGGAQAAVIRGTARVLIGAGTTGPGAALWVGATVLNEITDAQSAELAREYKTLITSVLERRGAWQVIDSVRQVNAPAELSDLAGYASYLSDAQKLELLENANVTERLTKLIGWVKDHLAELEVSESIQKDVQEGMEKQQREFLLRQQLAAVRKELAELDGSTASEEEDYRARVEAADLPEHVRKAALTEVDKLERTAEQSPEVGWIRTWLDTVLEMPWNERTEDSYDIREARAVLDADHAGLDDVKERITEYLAVRRRRADRGLGVVGGRRSGAVLALVGPPGVGKTSLGESVARAMGRKFVRVALGGVRDEAEIRGHRRTYVGALPGRIVRAITEAGSMNPVVLLDEIDKVGADYRGDPTAALLEVLDPAQNHTFRDHYLEVELDLSDVVFLATANVLDSIPAPLLDRMELVQLDGYTEDEKVVIARDHLLPRQLERAGLSAEEVSVEDSALRLLAGEYTREAGVRQLERSISRVLRKVTAKLALGEDLGGSVTIAAENLKGYLGSPKFTPESAERTALPGVATGLAVTGAGGDVLFVEASLADKETGATGVTLTGQLGDVMKESAQIALSYLRSHGAELGLPVGDLAERNAHIHVPAGAVPKDGPSAGVTMTTALASLLSGRPVRSEVAMTGEVSLTGRVLPIGGVKQKLLAAHRAGLTTILIPKRNEPDLEDVPASVLAELTVHPVSDVREVLDLALVPAQVDAHQYAA